The sequence below is a genomic window from Flavobacterium keumense.
GCTTGATTTCTCACCATCTCAATGGAATAATTATGAGCTAGGTATCTCTTTTCCAAAGTTTTTGGACTTAATTAAAATTTCAGAATATTTTAAAATATCTGAAACCGATTTAATTCATCAAAATTTAGAATACAAACAATTGACAGGTATACATAATGACATAAATGGAAGCTTAATTGAAAATCGTAGCGAAGAATTAATTCAAACTCAGAATAAATTAATCAAAATCCAAGAAGAAAAAATTTCAGAACTACAGGCTCAAATCTCAAAATTAACTACTAAAGCTAGTGAATAAACTATCTAGAAAGAATATTGAATCTGATTAATACTTAGGTAAATTAAACCAAATAGACTACTTTAAACAATTTTGTATGTCTTCAAACTAAACTGGACTTTTCCTAAGAGAATATTTAGTTAATAATTCAAAGATAAATGTTTTTTTGATTTGTTATTAATCTTAATTTTTAATACTCATTTCTACGGTTAACAATTGCAATTTTATTTAATCGTTCTCGTTCATTTAAAAATCAATCCACCTCTACCAAAATAAACATTTACAGGTGTTAAGTTGTTTA
It includes:
- a CDS encoding helix-turn-helix domain-containing protein, which gives rise to MIYFQKNLIYLRSKKKLTLKEIGVELDFSPSQWNNYELGISFPKFLDLIKISEYFKISETDLIHQNLEYKQLTGIHNDINGSLIENRSEELIQTQNKLIKIQEEKISELQAQISKLTTKASE